The following are from one region of the Bradyrhizobium septentrionale genome:
- the mobA gene encoding molybdenum cofactor guanylyltransferase MobA: MTRVDPAQIPGVLLAGGLARRMGGGDKPMRTIGGRTILERVIARLKPQCSELILNANGDPARFAAFGLPVIADTVKDFPGPLAGILAALDWFAANRPEVALVLSAAADCPFLPRDLVARLHRALIDEKAQLAVAASDGQSHPVIALWRVDLRDELRHALVVEDMRKIDRWTARYRLATMAWPTTPLDPFFNANTMDDIAEAERLAALDAAGAQ, translated from the coding sequence ATGACGCGCGTCGACCCGGCGCAGATTCCCGGCGTCCTGCTGGCGGGCGGCCTGGCGCGGCGCATGGGCGGCGGCGACAAGCCGATGCGCACGATCGGCGGCCGCACCATTCTGGAGCGGGTGATCGCGCGGCTCAAGCCGCAATGCAGCGAGCTGATCCTCAATGCCAATGGCGATCCCGCGCGGTTCGCGGCGTTCGGCCTGCCCGTGATCGCCGACACCGTGAAGGATTTTCCGGGCCCGCTCGCCGGCATTCTCGCCGCGCTCGACTGGTTCGCGGCGAACCGGCCCGAAGTGGCGCTGGTGCTGAGCGCCGCCGCGGATTGCCCGTTCCTGCCGCGCGACCTGGTGGCGCGGCTGCATCGGGCGCTCATCGACGAAAAGGCGCAGCTTGCGGTCGCGGCCTCCGACGGCCAGTCGCATCCGGTGATCGCACTGTGGCGCGTCGACCTGCGCGACGAGCTCCGCCACGCACTGGTCGTGGAGGACATGCGCAAGATCGACCGCTGGACCGCCCGTTACAGGCTCGCCACCATGGCCTGGCCGACCACGCCGCTCGACCCGTTCTTCAACGCCAACACGATGGACGACATCGCGGAGGCCGAGCGGCTGGCGGCGCTGGACGCGGCCGGCGCTCAATAG
- the mobB gene encoding molybdopterin-guanine dinucleotide biosynthesis protein B, with translation MKVIGLAGWSGAGKTTLLSRVIPYLLGRGLRVSVIKHAHHEFDVDVPGKDSWVHRQSGATEVLVSSTRRWALMHELRGASEPRLPELLAKLAPVDLVVVEGFKREPVNKIEVHRAANGKPLLFPGDASVVGIASDVAVETSLPIAHLDDIEEVAALMLRFAVAVDDVLAVASAGS, from the coding sequence ATGAAAGTGATTGGCCTCGCGGGATGGAGCGGCGCCGGCAAGACCACCTTGCTGTCGCGGGTGATCCCGTATCTGCTTGGCCGCGGTCTTCGCGTCTCCGTGATCAAGCACGCCCATCACGAATTCGATGTCGACGTGCCGGGCAAGGATTCCTGGGTGCACCGGCAGTCCGGCGCGACCGAGGTGCTGGTGTCGTCGACGCGGCGCTGGGCGCTGATGCACGAGCTGCGCGGGGCATCCGAGCCGCGCCTGCCGGAGCTGCTCGCCAAGCTGGCGCCGGTCGATCTGGTCGTGGTCGAGGGGTTCAAGCGCGAGCCGGTCAACAAGATCGAGGTGCATCGCGCGGCCAACGGCAAGCCGCTGCTGTTTCCCGGCGATGCGAGCGTGGTCGGCATCGCCAGCGATGTTGCGGTTGAAACGTCGCTGCCGATCGCCCATCTCGACGATATCGAGGAGGTCGCCGCCTTGATGCTGCGATTCGCGGTCGCGGTCGACGACGTGCTGGCTGTGGCTTCGGCCGGGAGCTGA
- a CDS encoding toprim domain-containing protein, with the protein MHSELSLADIDRLTNGKFGKFDAICPCCSASRKPCNRLKKVLRIWRKHSDFASYHCAHCGTKGYATDGSLSCNAGDVAKRRAEAEADHAEVVARSHGKARWLWRQSLPIKGTAAERYLRGPRVYPGPIPPTLRFLPPRDGHPPAMIAAFGAVRESRIADDGTSVLEINGDDVRAVHLTKLRADGSGKAGTDGDKIIIGQQVTAPIWLSPITDNMAVAVAEGIEDGLSILAALGVGTWAAGSACRLPALAEYVPDFIETATIYEDEDEAGRRNVAELARRLLARRIEVRRANLTKLLAMVS; encoded by the coding sequence ATGCATTCCGAATTGAGTCTGGCCGACATCGACCGTCTGACCAACGGCAAGTTCGGCAAATTCGATGCAATATGCCCGTGCTGTTCGGCAAGTCGCAAACCATGCAACCGACTTAAAAAAGTTCTGCGCATATGGCGGAAGCACAGCGACTTCGCGAGCTACCACTGCGCTCATTGCGGGACCAAGGGGTACGCGACTGATGGCTCCCTCTCGTGCAATGCCGGCGACGTGGCGAAGCGCCGAGCGGAAGCGGAAGCCGACCATGCTGAGGTCGTGGCGCGCAGTCATGGCAAAGCGAGGTGGCTCTGGCGGCAATCGCTACCGATCAAGGGCACCGCCGCCGAACGCTATTTACGAGGGCCTCGCGTCTATCCTGGGCCGATCCCGCCGACATTGCGGTTTCTGCCGCCGCGTGACGGTCATCCGCCAGCTATGATCGCGGCCTTCGGCGCAGTGCGCGAGAGCCGCATCGCAGATGACGGCACCTCGGTGCTTGAGATAAACGGCGACGATGTCCGGGCCGTCCATCTAACCAAGCTGCGGGCAGACGGATCGGGCAAGGCCGGCACCGACGGCGACAAAATCATCATCGGTCAGCAAGTGACTGCGCCGATCTGGCTTTCACCGATCACCGACAACATGGCTGTCGCGGTTGCGGAAGGCATCGAAGACGGGTTGTCGATATTAGCGGCGCTTGGCGTTGGCACCTGGGCTGCTGGCTCGGCCTGTCGGTTGCCAGCACTGGCAGAGTATGTCCCGGATTTCATCGAGACGGCCACTATTTACGAAGACGAGGACGAAGCGGGACGGCGCAATGTTGCGGAACTGGCGCGGCGATTGCTGGCGCGGCGGATCGAAGTGCGGCGCGCCAACCTGACAAAACTGCTGGCGATGGTGTCATGA
- a CDS encoding formate dehydrogenase accessory sulfurtransferase FdhD produces the protein MMKIEKAPVPLIVPNPDDPRLTERVTGTDQTGAAVEIRVPVERPLTLYLNAQEIVTMMTIGDYPEYLALGYLLNQNMLKYDDVVTEVEYHDDLDVVVVRTEHNTNFEAKLKKRTQTSGCAQGTAFGDLLEAVESVALPKAELRTSWLYQMTHTINTMPSLYLEAGAIHGCVLCKEGTPVCYTEDVGRHNAVDKIAGWIYRHGVDPADKILYTTGRLTSEMVIKTVRMGIPILVSRSGFTAWGVELARQVGLTLVGRTRGKRFIALSGQERIVFDQNLDYVEDESARNKRKGEARDD, from the coding sequence ATGATGAAAATCGAGAAAGCGCCTGTTCCCCTGATCGTCCCCAATCCGGACGATCCGCGCCTGACCGAGCGCGTCACGGGCACCGACCAGACCGGCGCGGCGGTCGAGATCAGGGTGCCGGTGGAGCGGCCGCTGACGCTATATCTCAATGCGCAGGAGATCGTCACCATGATGACGATCGGCGACTATCCGGAATATCTGGCGCTCGGCTATCTCCTGAACCAGAACATGCTGAAATACGACGACGTCGTCACCGAGGTCGAGTATCACGACGACCTCGACGTCGTGGTCGTCCGCACCGAGCACAACACCAATTTCGAGGCGAAGCTGAAGAAGCGCACCCAGACCTCGGGCTGCGCGCAGGGCACCGCGTTCGGCGACCTGCTCGAGGCGGTCGAGAGCGTCGCGCTGCCCAAGGCCGAGTTGCGCACCTCCTGGCTCTACCAGATGACGCACACCATCAACACCATGCCCTCGCTCTATCTGGAGGCGGGCGCCATCCATGGCTGCGTGCTGTGCAAGGAAGGCACGCCGGTGTGCTACACCGAGGACGTCGGCCGTCACAACGCGGTCGACAAGATCGCGGGCTGGATCTATCGCCATGGCGTCGATCCCGCCGACAAGATCCTCTACACCACGGGACGGCTGACCTCGGAGATGGTGATCAAGACGGTGCGGATGGGAATCCCGATCCTGGTGTCGCGCTCGGGCTTCACGGCATGGGGCGTCGAGCTGGCGCGGCAGGTCGGGCTGACGCTGGTCGGGCGCACCCGCGGCAAGCGCTTCATTGCGCTATCAGGACAGGAGCGCATCGTGTTCGACCAGAACCTCGACTATGTCGAGGATGAATCCGCGCGCAACAAACGCAAGGGCGAAGCGCGTGACGACTGA
- a CDS encoding helix-turn-helix transcriptional regulator, translated as MTVRKPAQAAPRQTTEAHEPRRMLNETQVREIVPVSQATLWRMEKDGLFPRGTFISANRKVWFADEIIAWQASVDGRRRGKHHYPKGARKSEDEHADQ; from the coding sequence ATGACTGTTCGCAAACCAGCGCAAGCCGCACCGCGCCAGACCACCGAGGCGCACGAACCGCGCCGCATGCTCAACGAAACACAGGTCCGGGAGATCGTGCCGGTCAGCCAAGCGACGCTGTGGCGGATGGAGAAAGACGGCCTGTTTCCGCGCGGGACCTTCATTTCGGCAAATCGGAAAGTGTGGTTCGCCGACGAGATCATCGCTTGGCAGGCCTCGGTCGATGGACGCCGACGCGGGAAGCATCACTACCCGAAGGGCGCACGAAAGTCGGAGGACGAACATGCCGATCAGTGA
- a CDS encoding AAA family ATPase, translating to MTVKADANQVHRDFGAAALRDITDGVLPDQNAPTAVAVQPLVMTLFDDAAQATNKRWIMKGLIARGETSSLIGPPGCGKSALEADLAVHCARQADFLGHRAKEKCGVLVLALERGDLYERRFAAYRQRDQVTGLPIAIVKTVVDLLNPSCVDVIAVTLCDATRRLGHEVGLLIIDTYNKGIAIGGGDEDKAKDQNRVAAHLRKLHELANIHIALVGHTGKDESRGARGSNAHLGDVDLMVQISGDSAVKTAKVTKANDQPEREIATFRMKPFVLGQDEDGDPIDVAIIDVIDSGPAAAMAKPAKQLTNLEKAGLRELNECVADHVEPPPNDPHCPPGSKGVALETWRGRLRQRSVIGKKGEKGERTQFMRIKDGLRDKGRIGIWDDYVWPVCRLTA from the coding sequence ATGACAGTTAAAGCCGACGCCAACCAAGTACACCGAGATTTTGGCGCGGCGGCGCTGCGCGACATCACTGACGGTGTTTTGCCGGACCAGAACGCGCCCACGGCCGTTGCCGTTCAGCCGCTGGTAATGACGCTATTTGACGATGCGGCGCAGGCCACGAACAAACGCTGGATCATGAAAGGCCTGATCGCACGGGGTGAGACCTCTTCGCTGATCGGGCCACCGGGCTGCGGCAAGTCGGCCCTCGAGGCTGACCTCGCAGTGCATTGCGCGCGGCAGGCAGATTTTTTGGGCCATCGCGCCAAGGAAAAATGCGGTGTGCTCGTCCTCGCACTTGAGCGCGGCGATTTGTATGAGCGCCGGTTTGCCGCCTACCGGCAACGCGATCAGGTGACAGGACTTCCCATTGCCATCGTGAAGACTGTTGTCGATCTGCTCAATCCTTCTTGTGTTGATGTGATCGCGGTGACGCTGTGCGATGCTACGCGGCGATTGGGTCACGAAGTGGGTCTGCTAATCATCGACACCTACAACAAGGGCATCGCCATCGGTGGCGGCGATGAGGACAAGGCCAAGGATCAGAACCGCGTTGCCGCCCATCTGCGGAAGCTACATGAGCTTGCCAACATCCACATTGCTTTGGTCGGCCATACCGGCAAGGACGAATCACGCGGCGCACGCGGATCGAATGCCCATCTCGGAGACGTCGATCTCATGGTGCAGATCAGCGGCGACAGCGCGGTCAAAACCGCGAAGGTCACCAAGGCCAACGACCAGCCCGAGCGCGAAATCGCGACGTTCCGAATGAAACCATTCGTGCTGGGGCAGGACGAGGATGGTGATCCCATCGACGTGGCGATCATTGACGTCATTGACAGCGGCCCAGCGGCGGCCATGGCAAAGCCAGCGAAGCAGCTAACCAACCTCGAAAAGGCCGGACTGCGCGAACTCAACGAATGCGTTGCCGACCACGTCGAGCCGCCGCCGAATGATCCGCACTGTCCGCCTGGATCGAAAGGTGTTGCTCTTGAAACTTGGCGCGGACGCCTGCGGCAGAGGTCCGTGATTGGAAAAAAGGGCGAAAAAGGCGAGCGGACACAATTCATGCGGATCAAAGACGGCCTGCGCGACAAGGGCCGC